One Megasphaera elsdenii DSM 20460 genomic window carries:
- the fabD gene encoding ACP S-malonyltransferase, translating to MKKAFVFPGQGAQKVGMVKDLYDAYPVVKQLFEEADDALGFSLTKLCFEGPDEELMKTYNTQPAILTASTACCRVLAQEGLTPDIAAGHSLGEYSALVAAGALTFADAVRTVRLRGQFMQEAVPLGEGGMAAILGLAEDKIKEICAQISAQGGTVQAVNFNCPGQIVIAGSTKAVEEAAAAMKEAGAKRAILLHVSAPFHSTLMEPAAKRLAEVLDDITISDAKIPVVANVNGQIETSAADIKANLVKQAASPVLWIDCTKAMQAFGAETFVEVGPGKTLCGFNRKIDRKIHSENVEDIPSLQKTLEFFQEVR from the coding sequence ATGAAAAAGGCATTTGTTTTCCCCGGCCAGGGTGCCCAGAAAGTCGGCATGGTCAAAGATTTATACGATGCATATCCCGTGGTCAAACAGCTTTTTGAAGAAGCTGACGACGCATTGGGCTTTTCCTTGACCAAGCTCTGCTTCGAAGGTCCCGATGAAGAACTCATGAAGACCTATAATACACAGCCGGCTATCCTCACGGCCAGCACGGCCTGCTGCCGCGTTCTCGCCCAGGAAGGGCTGACACCGGACATCGCTGCCGGCCACAGCCTCGGCGAATATTCGGCCCTCGTCGCTGCCGGCGCCCTGACCTTTGCCGACGCCGTCCGCACCGTCCGCCTCCGCGGCCAGTTCATGCAGGAAGCCGTGCCTCTCGGTGAAGGCGGCATGGCCGCTATCCTCGGCCTGGCTGAAGATAAGATCAAAGAAATCTGCGCTCAGATTTCGGCCCAGGGCGGCACCGTCCAGGCTGTCAACTTCAACTGCCCCGGCCAGATCGTCATCGCCGGCAGCACCAAAGCCGTCGAAGAAGCGGCTGCGGCTATGAAGGAAGCCGGTGCCAAACGGGCTATCCTCCTCCACGTCAGTGCGCCTTTCCACAGCACCCTCATGGAACCGGCAGCCAAACGCCTGGCAGAAGTCCTCGATGACATCACCATTTCCGATGCCAAGATCCCTGTCGTTGCCAACGTCAACGGCCAGATCGAAACATCGGCTGCCGATATCAAGGCCAACCTGGTCAAACAGGCTGCCAGCCCGGTCCTCTGGATCGACTGCACGAAAGCCATGCAGGCCTTTGGTGCCGAAACCTTCGTCGAAGTCGGTCCGGGCAAGACTTTGTGCGGGTTCAACCGGAAAATCGACCGCAAAATCCACAGCGAGAATGTAGAA
- a CDS encoding beta-ketoacyl-ACP synthase III: MIVKANPAGILGTGHCVPDQVWTNKDLEKMMDTSDEWIRSRTGIGARHVAPKGVNTSDLATKAGEEALKNAGIKAEDLNLIIVCTLTPDRALPSTACKVQANLHAVNAAAFDLEAACSGFAYGSIIASQFIENKMYKYILVIGAEILTRVVNWKDRSSCVLFGDGAGAAVIGPVPSGYGILGGAMGADGTGGDFLTIPASGVEMPPTDALRENGMAYAKMDGKEVYKFAVKAMPHAAELALKRSELTKEDIDVLVPHQANIRIIQSAAKRLHVPMEKVFVNIEKYANTSGASIPIALDEAVHAGMIHRGDIVCLDGFGAGLTWASLVMKWY, translated from the coding sequence ATGATAGTGAAAGCTAATCCCGCTGGGATTCTTGGTACAGGTCACTGTGTACCTGATCAGGTATGGACGAATAAAGATTTAGAAAAAATGATGGATACATCCGATGAATGGATCCGCAGCCGTACAGGCATCGGCGCCCGTCACGTCGCTCCGAAAGGCGTCAATACGTCGGACCTGGCTACTAAAGCCGGCGAAGAAGCCTTGAAGAATGCCGGCATCAAAGCGGAAGATTTGAATTTGATCATCGTCTGCACGCTGACCCCGGACCGGGCCCTGCCGTCGACGGCCTGCAAAGTCCAGGCCAATCTCCACGCTGTCAATGCAGCGGCCTTCGATTTGGAAGCAGCCTGCTCGGGCTTTGCTTACGGCTCGATCATCGCTTCCCAGTTCATTGAAAATAAGATGTATAAATATATTTTGGTCATCGGTGCAGAAATCCTGACCCGCGTCGTCAACTGGAAAGACCGCTCGTCGTGCGTCCTCTTCGGAGATGGCGCCGGCGCTGCTGTCATCGGCCCGGTCCCCAGCGGCTATGGCATCCTCGGCGGTGCTATGGGTGCCGATGGGACAGGCGGTGATTTCCTGACCATCCCGGCCAGCGGTGTCGAAATGCCGCCGACCGATGCCCTGCGCGAAAACGGTATGGCCTATGCCAAGATGGACGGCAAAGAAGTCTATAAATTCGCCGTCAAAGCTATGCCTCACGCAGCTGAATTAGCCCTTAAACGCTCGGAACTGACGAAGGAAGACATCGACGTCCTTGTTCCCCATCAGGCCAACATCCGCATCATCCAGTCTGCGGCAAAACGGCTCCATGTACCGATGGAAAAAGTCTTCGTCAACATCGAGAAATATGCGAATACATCCGGCGCTTCCATTCCTATCGCCTTGGATGAAGCCGTTCACGCAGGCATGATCCACCGCGGCGATATCGTCTGCCTGGATGGATTCGGAGCCGGTCTGACCTGGGCCAGCTTAGTTATGAAATGGTATTGA
- the plsX gene encoding phosphate acyltransferase PlsX, producing the protein MKIAVDAMGGDYAPEEIVLGAVEAVKAYDFDVVLVGDEKKIRGVLTKYGAKESDRLSIVHASEVIEMGEHPAQAIRRKKDASIVVATRLVKDGLCDAVVAAGSTGAAVTAALFGLGRIKGIERPCIATPIPSKKGITVLLDSGANANSKPKHLVEGAIMGYHYAKYILGVEKPTVGLLNIGEEASKGNELCQKTYPMLENLKTISFYGNVEGRDIPKGTVDVVVCDGFVGNVILKFGEGMAMFIIRLVRDTIKNSGFIAKLGALAVYPALKSLKKRLDFTEYGGAPLLGVDGSFIICHGSSKAKAIKNAVRVAGEVAERDVVGHIRKSIEEEEVEQYDSES; encoded by the coding sequence ATGAAAATAGCTGTAGATGCTATGGGCGGTGATTACGCACCGGAAGAGATTGTCCTCGGTGCCGTAGAAGCCGTCAAGGCATATGATTTTGATGTCGTCCTGGTAGGTGACGAAAAGAAAATACGCGGCGTCCTGACGAAATATGGCGCCAAAGAAAGCGACCGCCTGTCCATCGTCCACGCCAGCGAAGTCATTGAAATGGGCGAACATCCAGCCCAGGCCATCCGCCGCAAGAAAGACGCTTCCATCGTCGTGGCGACGCGGCTGGTCAAAGACGGCCTCTGCGATGCTGTCGTCGCCGCTGGCAGCACGGGCGCCGCTGTCACGGCGGCTCTCTTCGGGCTGGGGCGCATCAAAGGCATCGAACGGCCCTGTATCGCGACGCCTATCCCATCGAAGAAGGGCATTACGGTGCTCCTCGATTCCGGGGCCAATGCCAACAGTAAGCCGAAGCACCTCGTCGAAGGGGCTATCATGGGCTATCACTACGCCAAGTATATCCTGGGCGTAGAAAAGCCGACGGTCGGCCTGCTCAATATCGGCGAAGAAGCGTCGAAAGGCAATGAACTCTGCCAGAAGACGTATCCTATGCTGGAAAATTTGAAAACTATCTCTTTCTATGGTAACGTAGAAGGGAGAGACATACCGAAAGGCACGGTCGATGTCGTCGTCTGTGACGGCTTCGTCGGCAATGTCATCTTAAAATTTGGCGAAGGCATGGCCATGTTCATCATCCGCCTCGTCAGAGATACGATTAAAAACAGCGGCTTCATCGCTAAATTAGGGGCCTTAGCGGTTTACCCGGCGCTGAAATCGCTGAAGAAACGGCTTGATTTCACTGAGTACGGCGGTGCGCCGCTGCTCGGTGTCGATGGCAGCTTTATCATCTGTCATGGCAGTTCGAAAGCCAAGGCCATCAAGAACGCCGTCCGCGTTGCCGGAGAAGTGGCAGAACGGGACGTCGTCGGCCATATTCGTAAAAGTATAGAGGAAGAAGAGGTAGAACAGTATGATAGTGAAAGCTAA
- the fapR gene encoding transcription factor FapR yields MVRIAREKRHALLQKRIEENPFINDEELAEEFSVSVATIRLDRMALGIPEMRIRIRQKAEAAQPKLRNATVVGELVDCIIGKNAISIMTATDDMVDEAHIVRSQCLYAQASSLARTVLNLPVCITAVANIKYKQPVTVGDKLIAKAEVMRQRDQKYYVWVTIRKMRKEVFRAKFIIESLE; encoded by the coding sequence ATGGTTCGTATAGCGAGAGAGAAGCGACATGCTTTATTACAGAAGCGGATTGAAGAAAATCCTTTCATAAATGACGAAGAATTAGCTGAAGAATTTTCTGTCAGCGTAGCGACAATCCGCCTGGACCGCATGGCTTTGGGGATACCTGAAATGCGCATCCGCATCCGCCAGAAAGCGGAAGCGGCGCAGCCGAAACTGCGCAATGCGACCGTCGTCGGTGAGCTCGTCGACTGCATCATCGGCAAGAACGCCATTTCGATCATGACGGCTACGGACGATATGGTCGACGAAGCTCACATCGTGCGCTCCCAATGCCTGTATGCCCAGGCCAGTTCCCTGGCGCGGACGGTATTGAACCTTCCTGTCTGCATTACGGCAGTAGCGAATATAAAATATAAACAGCCCGTCACCGTAGGCGATAAACTGATTGCCAAGGCCGAAGTCATGCGCCAGCGCGATCAGAAGTACTACGTATGGGTCACCATCCGGAAAATGCGTAAAGAAGTATTCCGGGCGAAATTTATTATAGAATCTTTGGAATAA
- a CDS encoding YdbC family protein, with protein sequence MAQLNFNIEDICGTLSENKDGWRKELTYISWNNRAPKFDLRSWDPDYQAMTKGITMTKEELEKLRDVLNEMDFDKY encoded by the coding sequence ATGGCACAGTTAAATTTCAATATCGAAGATATTTGCGGGACGCTGTCGGAAAATAAAGACGGCTGGCGCAAAGAACTGACGTACATCAGCTGGAACAATCGGGCTCCGAAATTCGACCTTCGCTCGTGGGACCCGGATTACCAGGCCATGACCAAAGGTATTACCATGACCAAGGAAGAACTGGAAAAACTGCGTGATGTATTGAACGAAATGGATTTCGATAAATACTAA
- a CDS encoding YitT family protein, whose translation MKYILRALGLAFGALIYTIGLDVFLVPNHVIDGGVVGIALMAAQLTGISFSVFIIILNIPFFIFGYKKIGAFFTVSSLFSILCLSGWSNFIHYEPVTSDPFLSTIYGGIIIGLGVGLIIRWGGSLDGTEVLAIIADRRTPFSVGETIMFFNLFILGSSGFVFSWDSAMYSLVAYFIAYKMIDVVTNGLDEMKGMLIVTGKHDQVTDCLTKDMGRAVTLINGEGAYKREKTMILYCVVSRLEVTKIRDAITSVDSNAFVSVFDISEAHGGLFKRHKMHG comes from the coding sequence ATGAAATATATCTTGCGTGCCCTGGGCCTGGCCTTTGGCGCTCTCATCTACACCATCGGCCTGGACGTCTTCCTGGTCCCGAACCACGTCATCGACGGCGGCGTCGTCGGCATCGCCCTCATGGCCGCGCAGCTGACGGGTATCAGTTTCAGCGTGTTCATCATCATCCTGAACATCCCGTTCTTCATCTTCGGCTATAAGAAGATAGGGGCCTTTTTTACGGTATCTTCGCTCTTTTCCATCCTCTGCCTGTCCGGGTGGAGCAATTTCATCCATTACGAACCGGTCACGTCGGACCCCTTCTTGTCGACCATTTACGGCGGCATCATCATTGGTCTCGGCGTGGGCCTCATCATCCGCTGGGGCGGCTCCCTGGACGGGACGGAAGTCCTGGCCATCATCGCCGACAGGCGCACGCCCTTTTCCGTCGGCGAGACGATCATGTTCTTCAACCTCTTCATCCTGGGCAGTTCGGGCTTCGTCTTCTCCTGGGACAGCGCCATGTATTCCCTGGTGGCATACTTCATCGCCTATAAGATGATCGACGTCGTCACCAACGGCCTCGACGAAATGAAGGGCATGCTCATCGTCACAGGCAAGCACGACCAAGTCACGGACTGCCTGACCAAAGACATGGGCCGCGCCGTGACCCTCATCAACGGCGAAGGCGCATACAAGCGGGAAAAGACGATGATTCTCTACTGCGTCGTGTCGCGCCTGGAAGTCACTAAGATCCGCGATGCCATTACCAGTGTCGACTCCAATGCCTTCGTCTCGGTCTTTGATATCAGCGAAGCGCACGGCGGCCTGTTTAAAAGACATAAAATGCATGGGTAA
- a CDS encoding RuvC family protein → MIFAIDPGSEKTGTAVVAEDGSLVTKAIVPTPELGDYLSRVYETHPFSHIVMGDGTNHKKLQPLVEQWIARDHQDITFSLTDEKFTTVEGRKLYFKYTPRRGWRRFVPLSFQYPPEPVDDFVAWIIGRRYLAKQRGGNP, encoded by the coding sequence TTGATCTTTGCTATTGATCCTGGTTCGGAAAAGACCGGGACCGCTGTCGTCGCAGAAGATGGCAGCCTGGTTACCAAGGCCATCGTGCCAACGCCGGAGCTGGGCGATTATTTGAGCCGGGTTTATGAAACCCATCCCTTTTCCCACATCGTCATGGGCGACGGGACGAATCACAAGAAGCTGCAGCCCCTGGTCGAGCAGTGGATTGCCCGGGATCATCAGGATATCACCTTTTCCCTGACCGACGAGAAATTCACCACTGTCGAAGGGCGCAAGCTCTACTTCAAATACACGCCGCGCAGGGGCTGGCGCCGCTTCGTGCCCCTGTCCTTCCAGTATCCGCCGGAACCGGTCGATGATTTCGTCGCCTGGATTATCGGCCGCCGTTATTTAGCCAAACAACGAGGAGGAAATCCATGA
- a CDS encoding DUF3084 domain-containing protein: MEYGWVMLIVLSVMGGIIAYLGDKIGSRVGKQKIKLFGLRPKYTSILVTILTGISIAVITLGVMSILSENVRIALFGMHQLQMQKAQLEAQRDELLQQAKELGQELDDKNNLIASNEELLKKQQEQLDGKNEEIRTTQLDLQQAQSARDDKARQLTVIQVAMDEAKKQRDSALADSEKARQDVALLEETKQKMMSTIDVLDKRIKLLNETMTNIREGTVVFRVGEVLSSNVLNGGLSQAQTREELSRAMSQTNTMICRHLGVRDENTVLLYISPDEFNATVDALQKAGKSQKLVRIIAAGNIMLGEPALVHVEMYDNNLIYHRGDVVYEERLTAQELSNNAELQVMRFLHNVNQQAQAKGLLPNPLTGNVGALTATEMFETISKIKNHGGSDIVLKAVTETDTYTAGPLQIDIRVEADE, from the coding sequence ATGGAATACGGATGGGTCATGCTGATCGTCTTGTCTGTTATGGGCGGGATTATCGCTTATCTCGGTGATAAGATCGGCTCCCGGGTAGGGAAACAGAAAATTAAATTATTCGGCTTGCGCCCGAAATATACGTCCATCCTGGTCACGATCCTGACGGGTATCAGCATTGCCGTCATCACCTTAGGCGTCATGTCTATTTTGTCGGAAAATGTCCGCATTGCCTTGTTCGGCATGCACCAGCTGCAGATGCAGAAGGCCCAGCTCGAAGCCCAGCGCGACGAACTGCTGCAGCAGGCTAAGGAGTTGGGGCAGGAATTGGATGACAAGAACAACCTCATCGCTTCCAATGAAGAATTGCTGAAGAAGCAGCAGGAACAACTGGATGGCAAGAACGAGGAAATCCGGACGACGCAGCTCGACTTGCAGCAGGCCCAGTCGGCCCGCGACGACAAGGCCCGTCAGCTGACGGTCATCCAGGTCGCCATGGACGAAGCCAAGAAGCAGCGCGACTCGGCCCTGGCCGACAGTGAAAAGGCCCGCCAGGACGTAGCTCTGCTGGAAGAAACGAAGCAGAAGATGATGAGCACCATCGACGTCCTCGACAAGCGTATCAAGCTGCTCAATGAAACGATGACTAATATCCGCGAAGGGACCGTCGTCTTCCGCGTCGGCGAAGTCCTGTCCAGTAATGTCCTCAACGGCGGCCTGAGCCAGGCCCAGACGAGGGAAGAACTGAGCCGAGCCATGAGCCAGACCAATACTATGATCTGCCGCCACCTCGGCGTCCGCGATGAAAATACAGTCCTCCTCTACATTTCGCCGGATGAGTTCAATGCCACTGTCGACGCCCTGCAGAAGGCCGGGAAGTCGCAGAAACTGGTCCGTATCATCGCCGCCGGCAACATCATGCTCGGCGAACCGGCCCTGGTCCACGTGGAAATGTATGACAACAACCTCATCTATCACCGCGGCGACGTCGTCTATGAAGAACGGCTGACGGCTCAGGAATTGTCGAACAATGCCGAATTACAGGTCATGCGCTTCCTCCATAACGTCAATCAGCAGGCCCAGGCGAAAGGCCTCCTGCCGAACCCTCTGACGGGGAATGTCGGGGCCCTGACGGCCACGGAAATGTTTGAAACCATCAGCAAGATAAAGAATCACGGCGGCTCCGATATCGTCCTCAAAGCCGTGACTGAAACCGATACCTACACGGCCGGCCCGTTGCAGATCGATATCCGCGTAGAAGCCGATGAATAA
- the lptG gene encoding LPS export ABC transporter permease LptG — protein sequence MRILDKYILKEFIGPFLFGVCAFTAVFVGTGTLYRIANLINQYGASAWAAFRVFVLAMPSIIVVTFPMSVLLGSLMAFGRLSSSSEMIVMRAGGQNFIRLAMPIFVAAFFISIGATAFNEYVVPKANNAYNTIINEEIKHNVAPTTQDHIIIKNTKGSDISSLMYARQYDANTKQLKDITVQEFENDTLMRVEQADRADWNGQKWIMHEGMIYDVSANEQTTRSLKFQNQALPITQKPNKINASQKKPDELTIRELREQIKLLDQNSVNTNKMKVEMYNRFALPLASLVCAIVGAPLGMQKQRGSSSIGFGISVVVIFIYYSIMTLGNALGNGGKIPPYIAAFLPDIICGIAGVILVYRKSK from the coding sequence ATGCGAATATTAGATAAGTATATATTAAAAGAATTTATTGGCCCCTTTTTGTTTGGCGTCTGTGCTTTTACAGCGGTCTTCGTCGGCACGGGGACGCTCTACCGTATTGCCAACTTAATCAACCAGTACGGGGCTTCGGCCTGGGCCGCGTTCCGCGTCTTCGTCCTGGCTATGCCGTCGATCATCGTCGTCACCTTTCCCATGTCTGTCCTCTTGGGATCGCTCATGGCCTTTGGCCGCTTGTCCAGCTCCAGTGAAATGATCGTCATGCGGGCTGGCGGGCAGAATTTCATCCGCCTGGCCATGCCGATCTTCGTGGCGGCTTTCTTCATTTCCATCGGGGCGACGGCCTTCAATGAATACGTCGTGCCTAAGGCCAATAATGCCTACAATACGATCATCAATGAAGAAATCAAACACAACGTCGCGCCGACGACGCAGGACCATATCATCATCAAGAATACCAAGGGATCGGATATCTCCAGCCTCATGTATGCCCGTCAATATGACGCCAATACGAAGCAGCTCAAGGATATTACCGTCCAGGAATTTGAAAATGATACGCTCATGCGCGTCGAACAGGCTGACCGGGCCGACTGGAACGGCCAGAAATGGATCATGCACGAAGGCATGATATACGACGTATCGGCCAATGAACAGACGACGCGGTCCTTGAAGTTCCAGAACCAGGCCCTGCCGATCACGCAGAAGCCGAATAAGATCAATGCGTCCCAGAAGAAACCAGATGAATTGACGATTCGCGAATTGCGGGAACAGATCAAGCTCCTGGACCAGAACTCGGTCAATACCAATAAGATGAAAGTCGAAATGTACAACCGCTTTGCCCTGCCCCTGGCCAGCCTGGTCTGTGCCATCGTCGGCGCTCCCCTGGGGATGCAGAAACAGCGCGGCAGTTCGTCCATCGGCTTCGGCATCAGCGTCGTCGTCATCTTTATTTACTATTCCATCATGACCCTGGGCAATGCCTTGGGCAACGGCGGCAAGATACCGCCGTACATCGCCGCCTTCCTGCCAGACATCATCTGCGGCATCGCCGGCGTCATCTTAGTCTATAGAAAATCGAAGTGA
- the lptB gene encoding LPS export ABC transporter ATP-binding protein: MFIQTEDLVKAYKERNAVNGVSIRVDQGQIVGLLGPNGAGKTTTFYMIVGIERPTAGKITIDGKDITRLPIHKRAAYGIGYLPQEASIFRKLTVEDNLLAMLETTKLSKKEQREKAEALMEEFSITQLRDRLGIQLSGGERRRVEIARCLVMDPAFILLDEPFAGIDPLAVNDIQGIISHLKNRGMGVLITDHNVRETLSIVDKAYILSEGKILLEGSPEMIANDPIAKKFYLGEEFRM, encoded by the coding sequence ATGTTTATTCAGACTGAAGATCTCGTAAAAGCGTATAAAGAACGGAATGCCGTCAACGGCGTCAGCATCCGCGTCGACCAAGGGCAGATTGTCGGCCTCCTGGGGCCGAACGGTGCCGGCAAGACGACGACGTTCTACATGATCGTCGGCATCGAACGGCCGACGGCGGGGAAAATCACCATCGACGGCAAGGACATCACCCGCCTCCCCATCCATAAGCGGGCCGCCTATGGCATCGGCTATCTGCCCCAGGAAGCGTCGATTTTCCGCAAGCTCACCGTCGAAGATAACCTCCTGGCCATGCTGGAGACGACGAAACTCAGCAAGAAGGAACAGCGTGAAAAGGCAGAGGCCTTGATGGAAGAATTTTCCATCACCCAGCTCCGCGACCGCCTGGGTATCCAGCTTTCCGGCGGCGAACGGCGCCGCGTCGAGATTGCCCGCTGCCTGGTCATGGACCCGGCATTCATCCTCCTCGATGAACCTTTTGCCGGCATCGACCCCCTGGCCGTCAACGATATCCAGGGCATCATCAGCCATTTGAAGAACCGCGGTATGGGCGTCCTCATTACCGACCACAACGTCCGGGAAACGCTGAGCATCGTCGATAAGGCCTATATTTTGAGTGAAGGGAAGATTCTCCTCGAAGGCAGCCCGGAAATGATTGCCAATGACCCGATAGCCAAGAAATTCTACTTAGGCGAAGAATTTAGGATGTAA
- a CDS encoding LptA/OstA family protein codes for MMELLGKKLAVAALLGAMVLPAVGAVAADNNGNPAVSVTADTLEYNGKTQVATATGNVVIVRDQATMTGNKAVYNLRTAEADMEGNVSIQQPDMQLNADKVHSTNKNYVVATGNVRGVYDDKKVNGDKVEYYLDQDYGIVTGNGYLEAQGSQMWADHIDAWFKQIKAVGTGNVHIESPAENLVAYANQAVYTQTPGQNDGVIRLTGNVNATQNGNSLNGDNVDIRLADNSVQTRSRSTIVIVPGSNP; via the coding sequence ATGATGGAATTACTTGGAAAGAAACTGGCTGTGGCCGCCCTCCTGGGAGCCATGGTCCTGCCGGCCGTCGGCGCCGTGGCAGCGGATAACAATGGCAATCCTGCCGTATCCGTTACGGCAGACACGCTGGAATATAACGGCAAGACCCAGGTCGCTACGGCGACGGGCAATGTCGTCATCGTCCGCGACCAGGCTACGATGACCGGCAATAAAGCCGTCTACAACCTCAGGACGGCCGAAGCCGACATGGAAGGCAACGTATCGATTCAGCAACCGGATATGCAGCTCAACGCCGATAAAGTCCATTCTACGAATAAGAATTACGTCGTTGCTACCGGCAATGTCCGCGGCGTCTACGACGATAAGAAAGTCAATGGCGATAAAGTCGAATACTACCTCGACCAGGATTACGGCATCGTCACGGGCAACGGCTATCTCGAAGCCCAGGGGTCGCAGATGTGGGCTGACCATATCGATGCCTGGTTCAAACAGATAAAGGCCGTCGGTACGGGCAACGTCCACATCGAATCGCCAGCAGAAAACCTCGTCGCTTATGCCAACCAAGCCGTCTATACCCAGACACCAGGTCAGAATGACGGCGTCATTCGCTTGACGGGGAACGTCAATGCTACCCAGAATGGCAATTCCCTCAATGGTGACAACGTCGATATCCGCCTGGCCGATAATTCCGTCCAGACCCGGAGCCGGTCGACCATCGTCATCGTACCGGGCAGTAATCCGTAA
- the lptC gene encoding LPS export ABC transporter periplasmic protein LptC has product MIAEKLKKNKISIIAAVVVIAFAVMLYVFMHPQKTEDPMVSPDKLVEFEGTELEEKKEGQLVWKLTADKIQIDPDTQIMYFTNPKALVIAEDGTQMTITSDKGVVDRQKRTIEIKPPVKAETDKGDTLQTDGSVYYNMDTRMIKGGKVVMDRHDKTSLKADAFETDSSLTNVKLTGHAQVTKGE; this is encoded by the coding sequence ATGATAGCAGAAAAGCTGAAAAAGAATAAAATTTCCATCATTGCCGCCGTCGTCGTCATCGCCTTCGCCGTCATGCTCTACGTTTTCATGCATCCCCAGAAGACGGAAGACCCGATGGTCAGCCCGGATAAGCTCGTCGAATTTGAAGGGACGGAGCTGGAAGAAAAGAAGGAGGGCCAGCTCGTCTGGAAATTGACAGCCGATAAGATCCAGATCGACCCGGACACGCAGATCATGTATTTCACCAATCCCAAGGCCCTGGTCATCGCCGAAGACGGGACACAGATGACCATTACGTCGGATAAAGGCGTCGTCGACCGTCAGAAGCGGACCATCGAAATCAAACCGCCGGTCAAAGCGGAAACCGATAAGGGCGATACGTTGCAGACCGACGGCAGTGTGTATTATAATATGGATACGCGTATGATCAAAGGCGGCAAAGTCGTCATGGACCGCCATGATAAGACGTCGCTCAAAGCCGATGCCTTTGAAACGGACAGCAGCCTGACCAACGTAAAGCTGACTGGCCATGCGCAGGTGACAAAGGGAGAATGA
- a CDS encoding lysophospholipid acyltransferase family protein, protein MSKEWQYHAARGFGKILCHLPYPFIISLGRKLGPLVGKLMKKQRNRGIFQIQRGLECSREEAERIMTEVFRNLGQSLMEILYTPNLNPGNIRDYVTLEHPERLDEAVKEGKGVIVLTAHMGNWEWLGALAMYGYPASTIVKNQANDAVTRLLNENREGMGLEVFARGGNEMIIAARALKRKKLLGFLADQDGGFHGVPQPFLGKMSSTPKGPAMFAQKFHSPIVPVFPVHDENHRTHLMIGEVMHFEDTGNKEEDIARMTRKMAVVTEQFIKEHPTEWLWFQHRWSTEPEEIIALQQKPEAHTDDSRKAEKE, encoded by the coding sequence GTGAGTAAGGAATGGCAGTACCATGCTGCGCGCGGATTTGGCAAGATCCTCTGTCATCTGCCCTATCCGTTTATCATTTCCTTGGGTCGCAAACTAGGCCCTCTCGTAGGAAAGTTGATGAAGAAGCAGCGCAACCGTGGGATTTTCCAGATCCAGCGCGGCCTGGAATGTAGCCGGGAAGAAGCGGAACGCATCATGACCGAAGTCTTTCGCAACCTCGGCCAGTCGCTCATGGAAATCCTCTATACGCCTAATCTGAACCCCGGGAATATCCGCGACTATGTCACCCTGGAACATCCGGAACGCCTCGATGAGGCCGTGAAGGAAGGGAAGGGCGTCATCGTCCTGACGGCCCATATGGGCAACTGGGAATGGCTCGGCGCCCTGGCCATGTACGGCTATCCGGCGTCGACCATCGTCAAGAATCAGGCCAACGACGCCGTCACGCGCCTGCTCAACGAAAACCGTGAAGGCATGGGGCTGGAAGTCTTTGCCCGCGGCGGCAATGAAATGATCATCGCTGCCCGTGCCTTGAAGCGCAAGAAGCTCCTGGGCTTCCTGGCCGACCAGGACGGCGGCTTCCACGGCGTTCCTCAGCCGTTCTTGGGCAAGATGAGCTCGACGCCTAAGGGGCCGGCCATGTTTGCCCAGAAATTCCATTCCCCCATCGTGCCGGTCTTTCCCGTCCATGACGAAAACCATCGGACCCATTTGATGATCGGCGAGGTCATGCACTTTGAAGATACGGGGAATAAAGAAGAAGATATTGCCCGCATGACCCGCAAGATGGCTGTGGTCACAGAGCAATTCATCAAAGAACATCCGACAGAATGGCTGTGGTTCCAGCACCGCTGGAGTACAGAACCGGAAGAAATCATAGCGTTGCAGCAGAAACCGGAGGCGCATACCGATGATAGCAGAAAAGCTGAAAAAGAATAA